A region from the Phaenicophaeus curvirostris isolate KB17595 chromosome 3, BPBGC_Pcur_1.0, whole genome shotgun sequence genome encodes:
- the RAD21 gene encoding double-strand-break repair protein rad21 homolog — translation MFYAHFVLSKRGPLAKIWLAAHWDKKLTKAHVFECNLESSVESIISPKVKMALRTSGHLLLGVVRIYHRKAKYLLADCNEAFIKIKMAFRPGVVDLPEENREAAYNAITLPEEFHDFDQPLPDLDDIDVAQQFSLNQSRVEEITMREEVGNISILQDNDFGDFGMDDREMMREGSAFEDDMLVSTSASNLLLEPEQSTSHLNEKSNHLEYEDQYKDDNFGEGNDGGILDDKLLSNNDGGIFDDPPALSESGVMMPEQPPHDDMDDDDNVSMGGPDSPDSVDPVEPLPTMTDQTTLVPNEEEAFALEPIDITVKETKAKRKRKLIVDSVKELDSKTIRAQLSDYSDIVTTLDLAPPTKKLMMWKETGGVEKLFSLPAQPLWNNRLLKLFTRCLTPLVPEDLRKRRKGGEADNLDEFLKDFENPEVPREEQQQQQQQQRDVIDEPIIEEPSRLQDSIMEGSRTNVDESVMPPPPPQTGVKRKLQQVEPEPVLPHPPSQQLEIPPVEMPPEEPQNICQLIPELELLPEKEKEKEKEKEEEEEEEEEDGTGGDQDQEERRWNKRTQQMLHGLQRALAKTGAESISLLELCRNTNRKQAAAKFYSFLVLKKQQAIELTQEEPYSDIIATPGPRFHII, via the exons ATGTTTTATGCCCACTTTGTCCTGAGCAAGCGTGGGCCGCTGGCCAAAATCTGGCTGGCGGCCCACTGGGATAAGAAGCTAACCAAAGCCCATGTTTTTGAATGTAATCTGGAGAGCAGCGTGGAGAGTATTATTTCACCAAAG GTGAAGATGGCACTCCGAACCTCAGGACATCTCTTATTAGGCGTTGTTAGAATCTACCACAGGAAGGCAAAATACCTTCTTGCAGACTGTAATGAGGCTTTCATTAAGATTAAGATGGCTTTTCGTCCAG GGGTTGTCGATTTGCCTgaggaaaacagagaagctgCTTACAATGCTATTACCTTACCTGAGGAATTTCATGATTTTGACCAACCACTTCCTGATCTAGA TGATATTGATGTCGCCCAGCAGTTCAGTTTGAACCAGAGTAGAGTGGAAGAAATTACAATGAGAGAAGAAGTAGGCAACATCAGTATCCTCCAGGACAATGACTTTG GTGACTTTGGCATGGATGATCGTGAGATGATGAGAGAAGGTAGTGCGTTTGAGGATGACATGCTAGTGAGCACCAGTGCTTCCAATCTCCTGTTGGAACCTGAACAGAGCACCAGTCACCTCAATGAGAAATCTAATCACCTGGAATATGAAGACCAATACAAAGatgataattttggagaaggaaatgaTGGTGGAATACTGG ATGATAAACTTCTCAGTAATAACGATGGTGGCATTTTTGACGACCCACCTGCGCTCTCAGAAAGTGGAGTAATGATGCCAGAACAACCTCCCCACGATGATatggatgatgatgataatgtaTCAA TGGGTGGACCAGACAGCCCAGACTCAGTAGATCCAGTTGAACCGTTACCAACTATGACTGATCAGACAACGCTTGTTCCCAATGAAGAGGAGGCTTTTGCTCTAGAGCCTATTGACATAACTG TCAAGGAAACCAAagcaaagaggaagagaaagctgaTTGTGGACAGTGTGAAAGAACTGGATAGCAAGACTATTCGAGCCCAATTAAGTGACTACTCTGATATTGTCACTACTTTGGACTTGGCACCTCCTACTAAGAAACTGATGATGTGGAAAGAAACTGGTGGAGTTGAAAAGcttttctctctgcctgcaCAGCCTTTGTGGAATAATAGGCTACTGAAG CTCTTTACTCGTTGTCTTACACCCCTGGTACCAGAAGACctaagaaagaggaggaaaggtgGAGAAGCTGACAACCTTGATGAGTTCCTTAAAGACTTTGAAAACCCAGAGGTTCCCAGAGAGGAgcagcaacaacagcaacagcagcaacgGGATGTTATTG ACGAACCTATTATTGAAGAACCAAGTCGTTTACAAGACTCGATCATGGAAGGCAGCAGAACCAATGTGGATGAATCTGTTATGCCACCCCCACCACCTCAGACAGGTGTCAAACGCAAACTGCAGCAAGTGGAACCAGAGCCAGTGTTACCG CATCCACCATCACAACAGCTGGAGATACCACCTGTAGAAATGCCTCCAGAGGAGCCCCAAAACATCTGCCAGTTAATACCAGAGCTAGAACTTCtgccagaaaaagagaaggagaaggaaaaggagaaagaggaggaggaggaagaggag GAAGAAGACGGCACAGGGGGTGATCAGGATCAAGAAGAAAGGAGGTGGAACAAGAGGACTCAACAAATGCTTCATGGACTTCAG